One window of Leopardus geoffroyi isolate Oge1 chromosome B3, O.geoffroyi_Oge1_pat1.0, whole genome shotgun sequence genomic DNA carries:
- the LIN52 gene encoding protein lin-52 homolog isoform X5, which yields MGWKMASPTDGTDLEASLLSFEKLDRASPDLWPEQLPGVAEFAASFKSPITSSPPKWMAEIERDDIDMLKELGSLTTANLMEKVRGLQNLAYQLGLDEFI from the exons ATGGGTTGGAAGATGGCGTCTCCCACAGACG GGACAGATCTGGAAGCATCTCTGCTAAGTTTTGAAAAACTTGACCGTGCCTCACCAGACCTTTGGCCAGAACAAT taccAGGTGTTGCTGAATTCGCAGCTTCCTTTAAAAGT CCTATTACTAGTTCTCCACCCAAATGGATGGCTGAAATAGAACGTGATGACATTGACATGTTGAAAG AACTGGGGAGCCTCACCACAGCTAATTTGATGGAGAAGGTACGGGGCCTGCAGAACTTGGCCTATCAGCTGGGGCTAGATGAGT
- the LIN52 gene encoding protein lin-52 homolog isoform X2, producing the protein MGWKMASPTDGTDLEASLLSFEKLDRASPDLWPEQLPGVAEFAASFKSPITSSPPKWMAEIERDDIDMLKELGSLTTANLMEKVRGLQNLAYQLGLDEYYSSTLRVDIYLTP; encoded by the exons ATGGGTTGGAAGATGGCGTCTCCCACAGACG GGACAGATCTGGAAGCATCTCTGCTAAGTTTTGAAAAACTTGACCGTGCCTCACCAGACCTTTGGCCAGAACAAT taccAGGTGTTGCTGAATTCGCAGCTTCCTTTAAAAGT CCTATTACTAGTTCTCCACCCAAATGGATGGCTGAAATAGAACGTGATGACATTGACATGTTGAAAG AACTGGGGAGCCTCACCACAGCTAATTTGATGGAGAAGGTACGGGGCCTGCAGAACTTGGCCTATCAGCTGGGGCTAGATGAGT ATTATTCATCTACTCTAAGGGTTGACATTTACTTGACACCCTAA
- the LIN52 gene encoding protein lin-52 homolog isoform X4, with the protein MGWKMASPTDGTDLEASLLSFEKLDRASPDLWPEQLPGVAEFAASFKSPITSSPPKWMAEIERDDIDMLKELGSLTTANLMEKVRGLQNLAYQLGLDEYAETEA; encoded by the exons ATGGGTTGGAAGATGGCGTCTCCCACAGACG GGACAGATCTGGAAGCATCTCTGCTAAGTTTTGAAAAACTTGACCGTGCCTCACCAGACCTTTGGCCAGAACAAT taccAGGTGTTGCTGAATTCGCAGCTTCCTTTAAAAGT CCTATTACTAGTTCTCCACCCAAATGGATGGCTGAAATAGAACGTGATGACATTGACATGTTGAAAG AACTGGGGAGCCTCACCACAGCTAATTTGATGGAGAAGGTACGGGGCCTGCAGAACTTGGCCTATCAGCTGGGGCTAGATGAGT